CTTCGCTTTCTTCGGCCCTGCGGACCAAAGTGCTCAATTTTACTCCCAGCGCGTTTGCGAGAGCCTTGCAGACGAACACGGTGGGAATACGGTCACCCCGTTCAAACATAATCACGCCTGTCCTACCTACTCCGGCGACGCGGGAAAGTTGGTTCTGGGAAAGCTTCTGCCGCTCCCTTTCGGCACGGAATACTGCCCCCAGGCCCTTGGTGAATTCGTCTGGATCTTTCTGCTTCAAGAAAGATCTCAGCTAACGACGAACGAGCTGATCCGGGTATGTCCGAGAGAGGACATGGGTGTCCGAAAGCGGACAATGTCCAATTGACCGGAATTCTCCGGGATGTTGTAATTCCGGCGATGGCAGCCTCTTCCTCCTCCACCAAGTTCGCCTGTCCCTCATGCCGCAAACAGCTTGCTGCGCCTCTGGACGCCGTTGGCTCGCAGGTTGCCTGCCCCGGCTGTTCGACCCCAATTCTGGTTCCCGCCGCCAGGGCCAAGGAGGCCTCGGCGCTCCCGAAGCTGGCGGCGGTCGCGTTGGTCGTTGTCTTGAGCGTAGGAGCGTTCTCGATACTCCGGGGCGGTGACGGAGCGAGCGGGACGGTAAAGGCCTCCTCGGATGCGGACGGGGCGGCGTCTGCCCGCGGAGGAAGCTCCGAAGCCCCGAATCTGGCGGATCAGATCTACGGGAAGCCGATCAAGCGTTCCGGATCTTCGGACTGGGAGGTGGCGTTCGCCTACTACGCGAAGGCGCTTGGAGCTAGTCAGATCATGTTCTCCGCGCAGGAGCGGAAAGGGAAGCTCGCAATCCTCCCGGGGCGGCTAGTGGTCGACCAGGTCGGCGATGGCTTCATCATGGCGTCCCATACCGCCAGCCGGGAGCAGTGGGTGCTCCACCCAGACAACCCCCGTGCGCTGGATGACATCGCGCTGACCGAGGGAACCTCCATCGCGCAGCTGGTCGGCGTTTATGCAGGACCTGAGCAGATGGAGACCGTCGACGGCGCGCCCCGCCGGATTCCCGCAATGATCGTGTTCGGGATGCTGACCAGCAAGGGTTACCTGGACTTCGAAGCGCCGGGAACGGCCCGCGCTTCCGCCGAGGAGCTGAAACCCTACACTGACGCCCAAGCCGACCGGGAAGCGCAAGAGAAGGCCAAGGAAAAGGCAGAAGAGGCCGCACGAGAGGCGGAGCGGCAGGCCCAGCGGGCGAAGGACATCGCAGAGCTGGAGCAAGACCCGGCGTGGAACCCCAAAGCGAAACCGGCCGATAAGAAGCCGGAGAAGGCAGCGGAGCCGGGCGAAGACCCCGAGGAGGCATCGAAGCCGGCCAGCGAGGCGAACAATGACCTCGCGAAGGCTCGCGCCGATCTCGCGGCGGTGAAGTCGAAGATCGAAAGCGAGCGGAAGCGGCACGCCGACGCGCTCAATCTGATCAACACACTCACCTTGAACAAAACCAAGCCGGTCAAGGAAGGCTCTCCCGCTTACCACCGCTGCATGGAGGCATCCCGCATCATCGCGGAGGTGGAAAAGGGCGCGCCCGATCTAAAGGCCGAGAAGGCACACCTGGAGACGCTCGTCGGCGAACTTGATCCGGAAGTGCAGGAGTGATGAACGCAGCGATCACAATCCGGCGCGGCGACCGCCTCTACGGTCCGTATTCGCCCGACCAGATCCGGGAGATGTTGGATACCGGCTCCTTGGTGCTCGACGACGAGGCCTGGAGTGAGAGCGGTGGGCAATGGACCACGCTCAGCCATATTCTCGTGGTCGCACCAAATCCCTCAGGCAACGGCGAGACAGACATGCTTGAATCAATGCTGGGCAATCCGGCCGAGGGCGATTCGCTCCCCTTCGCCCAGGAGGCCGATTCGGGGATGGGAGACCGCGTCGCTAACATCCTGATGGCGGTCGGACTCATCGCGATAGCCGTGGGCACCTTCATTATCGTCCAGCAAATGGATGCGATAAAGGCGCGGCAAACGCAGGGTTCTACGCAAAGGCCCACGTCCCACTCTCCTTGAAACGGAACGGGGCATGTCGCCCAAACAACCGACATTGATTCACCAAGCTCCCCCAATCATGTTGCTCGCCTGTCTGCTCATCGAAATCGCGGTCCTGGTCATCCTGGCGATCATGGAACGGCAGCTTCAATACGTCGCGAACGTCGCCGCCGCTCTTGTCGCGGGGTGCTTCCTAGCATTCTACCAAGGCAAAGAATCGCTGGTGGTGAACCTGGGCGTTTGCGGCCTCGTCAGCTTCTTCGTCGTCATGGGGGCTACCATCTTGTGGTATGGAGTTCGCGTTACGGTTCTCTCGATC
The genomic region above belongs to Luteolibacter rhizosphaerae and contains:
- a CDS encoding helix-turn-helix domain-containing protein translates to MKQKDPDEFTKGLGAVFRAERERQKLSQNQLSRVAGVGRTGVIMFERGDRIPTVFVCKALANALGVKLSTLVRRAEESEARSSGDTA
- a CDS encoding DUF4339 domain-containing protein; its protein translation is MNAAITIRRGDRLYGPYSPDQIREMLDTGSLVLDDEAWSESGGQWTTLSHILVVAPNPSGNGETDMLESMLGNPAEGDSLPFAQEADSGMGDRVANILMAVGLIAIAVGTFIIVQQMDAIKARQTQGSTQRPTSHSP